Proteins found in one Chlamydia sp. 04-14 genomic segment:
- the sctU gene encoding type III secretion system export apparatus subunit SctU, with amino-acid sequence MGEKTEKATPKRLRDARKKGQVAKSQDFPSAVTFIVSMFTTFYLSSFFAKHLGSFLVSIFKEAPTNHDPRVTLYYLHSCLTLILTTSLPLLGAVGFVGILVGFLVVGPTFSTEVFKPDLKKFNPIENLKQKFKVKTLIELLKSILKIFGAALILYVTLKNRVPLIIETAGVSPIVIAVIFKQILYKAVTSIGIFFLVVAVLDLVYQRKNFAKELKMEKFEVKQEFKDTEGNPEIKGRRRQIAQEIAYEDTSSQIKHASAVVSNPKDIAVAIGYMPEKYKAPWIIAMGINLRAKRIITEAEKYGIPIMRNVPLAHQLWDEGKELKFIPESTYEAIGEILLYITSLNAQNPNNKNINQPDNL; translated from the coding sequence ATGGGTGAAAAAACAGAAAAGGCGACCCCGAAGCGTCTTAGAGACGCCAGGAAAAAAGGCCAGGTAGCAAAATCTCAGGATTTTCCTTCCGCGGTAACCTTTATCGTTTCGATGTTCACAACATTTTATCTATCGTCGTTTTTTGCAAAACATCTTGGTAGTTTTTTAGTTTCTATTTTTAAAGAAGCTCCTACAAATCATGACCCTAGAGTTACGTTATACTACTTGCATAGCTGCTTAACTTTAATTCTAACGACTTCTCTCCCATTGCTCGGAGCTGTAGGTTTTGTTGGTATTCTTGTTGGATTTCTTGTTGTAGGGCCAACTTTTTCTACAGAGGTTTTCAAACCCGACTTAAAAAAGTTCAACCCTATTGAGAACTTAAAACAAAAATTTAAAGTAAAGACTCTAATCGAGTTGCTAAAGTCTATTTTAAAGATTTTTGGCGCTGCCTTAATTCTGTACGTTACACTGAAAAACCGTGTGCCATTGATTATAGAAACTGCAGGAGTCTCTCCAATCGTCATTGCTGTGATCTTTAAACAGATACTTTATAAAGCAGTCACATCAATTGGTATTTTTTTCTTAGTCGTTGCCGTTCTTGACTTAGTGTATCAAAGAAAGAACTTTGCTAAAGAACTAAAAATGGAAAAGTTTGAGGTTAAACAGGAATTTAAGGATACAGAAGGTAATCCAGAGATTAAGGGCCGGCGTCGTCAGATTGCTCAAGAAATCGCTTACGAAGATACCTCTTCTCAAATTAAGCATGCGAGTGCGGTGGTCTCTAATCCTAAGGATATAGCTGTAGCTATCGGTTATATGCCGGAAAAATATAAAGCTCCATGGATTATTGCTATGGGAATTAATTTGCGTGCAAAAAGAATCATTACAGAAGCTGAAAAATATGGTATTCCTATTATGAGGAATGTGCCTTTGGCGCATCAGCTTTGGGATGAAGGAAAAGAGTTGAAGTTTATTCCAGAGTCGACGTATGAAGCTATTGGAGAAATCCTTCTCTACATCACTTCCCTTAATGCACAAAATCCTAACAATAAAAATATTAACCAACCCGATAATCTATAA
- the sctV gene encoding type III secretion system export apparatus subunit SctV: protein MNKLLNFVSRTFGGEAALNMINKSSDLILALWMIGVVLMIILPLPPTIVDLMITINLAVSVFLLMVALYIPSALQLSVFPSLLLITTMFRLGINISSSRQILLKAYAGHVIQAFGDFVVGGNYVVGFIIFLIITIIQFIVVTKGAERVAEVAARFRLDAMPGKQMAIDADLRAGMIDAQQARDKRGMIQKESELYGAMDGAMKFIKGDVIAGIVISLINIVGGLTIGVAMHGMDLAQAAHVYTLLSIGDGLVSQIPSLLISLTAGIVTTRVSSDKNTNLGKEISSQLVKEPRALLLASAATLGVGFFKGFPLWSFSILSFIFGLLGVILLAKKNSTAKKGASGASTTVGAAADGAATAGDNPDDYALTLPVILELGKDLSKLIQHRTKSGQSFIDDMIPKMRQALYQDIGIRYPGIHVRTDSPSLEGHDYMILLNEVPYVRGKVPPNHVLTNEVEENLKRYNLPFLTYKNAAGLPSAWVSEDAKAILEKAAIKYWTPLEVIILHLSYFFHRSSQEFLGIQEVRSMIEFMERSFPDLVKEVTRLIPLQKLTEIFKRLVQEQISIKDLRTILESLSEWAQTEKDTVLLTEYVRSSLKLYISFKFSQGQSAISVYLLDPEIEEMIRGAIKQTSAGSYLALDPDSVNLILKSMRNTITPTPPGGQPPVLLTAIDVRRYVRKLIETEFPDIAVISYQEILPEIRIQPLGRIQIF, encoded by the coding sequence ATGAACAAGCTACTCAATTTTGTTAGTAGAACCTTTGGGGGAGAAGCAGCCCTAAACATGATCAATAAATCGAGTGACCTCATCCTTGCTCTATGGATGATTGGCGTCGTTTTAATGATCATCTTGCCCCTACCTCCGACTATCGTCGACTTGATGATCACTATCAACTTAGCAGTTTCTGTCTTCTTATTGATGGTGGCTTTATATATTCCTAGTGCATTGCAGTTATCGGTTTTTCCTTCTCTACTCTTGATTACAACGATGTTTCGTTTAGGAATTAATATTTCTTCATCAAGACAGATTCTCCTTAAAGCTTATGCGGGTCACGTCATTCAAGCTTTCGGAGATTTCGTCGTTGGAGGGAACTACGTTGTTGGATTTATTATCTTCTTAATCATTACGATCATTCAGTTTATCGTCGTTACTAAAGGTGCTGAGCGTGTTGCCGAAGTTGCTGCGAGATTCCGATTAGATGCTATGCCCGGTAAGCAGATGGCTATTGACGCCGATTTGCGAGCAGGCATGATTGATGCACAACAAGCTCGTGATAAACGAGGAATGATTCAGAAGGAAAGTGAACTTTATGGAGCCATGGATGGTGCTATGAAGTTCATTAAAGGAGACGTTATCGCGGGTATCGTTATCTCCTTGATTAACATCGTTGGCGGTTTGACTATTGGCGTGGCTATGCACGGAATGGATCTTGCTCAAGCTGCACACGTCTATACTCTTTTATCTATCGGTGACGGTTTAGTCTCTCAGATTCCTTCACTACTTATCTCCTTAACTGCTGGTATTGTGACCACTCGTGTTTCTAGTGATAAAAACACGAACCTTGGTAAAGAGATTTCTTCTCAGTTAGTTAAGGAACCTAGGGCATTGCTTCTAGCTTCTGCAGCAACTTTAGGTGTGGGATTCTTTAAAGGATTCCCTCTTTGGTCGTTCTCCATTCTATCTTTTATCTTCGGTCTTCTAGGCGTTATTCTTCTAGCGAAGAAAAACAGCACCGCTAAAAAAGGAGCTTCGGGAGCATCGACAACAGTGGGAGCTGCTGCTGACGGAGCAGCAACAGCTGGTGATAATCCAGACGATTATGCACTAACTTTACCTGTGATTTTAGAGTTGGGTAAAGATCTATCTAAGTTAATTCAACATAGGACAAAATCAGGTCAAAGCTTTATTGACGATATGATTCCTAAAATGCGTCAAGCTTTGTATCAAGATATTGGTATTCGTTATCCGGGAATTCACGTACGTACTGATTCTCCTTCTCTAGAAGGACATGACTATATGATCCTTCTTAATGAAGTTCCCTATGTTCGCGGGAAGGTTCCCCCAAATCACGTGTTAACTAATGAAGTAGAAGAGAATCTTAAAAGATACAATCTTCCTTTCTTAACTTATAAAAATGCTGCTGGCTTACCCTCTGCTTGGGTTAGTGAAGATGCTAAAGCTATTTTAGAAAAAGCAGCTATTAAATACTGGACGCCTTTAGAGGTGATTATCCTCCATCTCTCGTACTTCTTCCATAGAAGTTCTCAAGAGTTCTTGGGAATTCAAGAAGTCCGTTCTATGATTGAATTTATGGAACGTTCGTTCCCCGATCTTGTTAAGGAAGTTACTAGGCTTATTCCTCTACAAAAGCTTACTGAAATCTTCAAACGCTTAGTCCAAGAGCAAATCTCTATTAAGGATTTGCGTACAATTTTAGAATCATTGAGTGAGTGGGCACAAACAGAAAAAGATACCGTATTGCTTACTGAATACGTACGTTCTTCTCTTAAACTCTATATTAGCTTTAAATTTTCTCAGGGCCAATCTGCAATTTCTGTTTATTTATTAGATCCAGAAATTGAAGAAATGATCCGCGGAGCGATTAAGCAAACCTCTGCAGGATCTTATCTTGCTTTAGATCCTGATTCCGTAAACCTGATCTTAAAATCTATGAGAAATACGATTACGCCAACACCTCCTGGAGGTCAGCCCCCTGTGCTGTTGACAGCAATTGACGTAAGACGATATGTAAGGAAATTAATAGAAACAGAATTCCCTGATATCGCTGTGATTTCTTATCAAGAGATTCTCCCAGAGATTCGTATCCAGCCATTAGGAAGAATTCAGATTTTCTAG
- the sctW gene encoding type III secretion system gatekeeper subunit SctW, producing MAASGGAGGLGGSQAVDVAQVQAAAAKADAQEVVASQEQSDISMIKDSQDLSNPQAATRTKKKEEKFQTLESRRKGAAQTEKKSEGTGDKSDADLADKYTENNAEISGQDLRSIRDSLHDDSSEEDILDLVKSKFSDPALQSVALDYLVQTTPASKGALKDTLIKAQQNHMQQNRQAVVGGKNILFASQEYASLLNTSAPGLRALYLQVTSDFHSCEQLLTTLQSRYSFEEMGTVSSFILKGMAADLKSEGSSVPPPKLQVMMSETRNLQAVLTGYDFFQTKLPTLTASLKADGVSIPDLKFDKVADTFFKLINDKFPTASKMERGVRDLVGEDTEAITGMLNLFFVALRGTSPRLFASAEKRQQLGTMMANALDTVNINNEDYPKATDFPKPYPWS from the coding sequence ATGGCTGCATCCGGAGGAGCTGGTGGCTTAGGCGGTTCACAAGCTGTTGACGTTGCGCAAGTGCAAGCTGCAGCAGCAAAGGCTGATGCCCAAGAAGTTGTAGCTAGCCAAGAGCAATCCGATATCAGTATGATTAAGGATTCTCAGGATTTATCAAATCCTCAAGCAGCGACACGCACTAAAAAGAAAGAAGAAAAATTCCAAACTCTAGAGTCTAGAAGAAAAGGTGCTGCTCAAACAGAGAAGAAATCCGAAGGTACCGGAGATAAATCTGACGCAGATCTTGCTGACAAGTATACCGAGAATAATGCAGAGATTTCAGGTCAAGATTTACGTAGTATTCGAGATTCTCTACACGATGATTCTTCCGAAGAAGATATTTTAGATCTTGTTAAATCTAAATTTTCTGATCCCGCACTTCAAAGTGTTGCTCTAGATTACCTAGTCCAAACAACGCCTGCTTCTAAAGGTGCTTTAAAAGACACCTTAATTAAAGCGCAACAAAACCACATGCAACAGAATCGACAAGCTGTTGTCGGTGGTAAAAATATTTTATTCGCCTCTCAAGAATATGCGTCTTTATTAAATACTTCTGCTCCAGGATTACGAGCTCTTTATCTTCAGGTAACTTCTGATTTTCATTCTTGTGAGCAGTTATTAACTACCCTTCAATCACGTTACAGCTTCGAAGAAATGGGTACTGTTTCTTCTTTCATTCTTAAAGGTATGGCTGCAGATTTAAAATCTGAAGGATCTTCAGTTCCACCTCCAAAATTACAGGTAATGATGTCAGAGACCCGTAATCTTCAAGCTGTGCTTACTGGCTACGATTTCTTTCAGACAAAACTACCTACGCTTACTGCATCTTTAAAAGCTGACGGTGTATCAATTCCTGATCTTAAATTTGATAAAGTAGCAGACACTTTCTTTAAGTTAATTAATGATAAATTCCCTACAGCCTCGAAAATGGAACGTGGGGTTCGTGATCTCGTTGGTGAGGATACTGAAGCTATTACGGGGATGCTAAATCTATTTTTCGTTGCCTTAAGAGGAACCTCACCAAGATTATTTGCTTCAGCAGAAAAACGTCAGCAATTAGGCACGATGATGGCTAATGCGTTAGATACTGTGAATATTAACAACGAAGATTACCCAAAAGCTACAGACTTCCCCAAACCCTATCCTTGGTCTTAA
- a CDS encoding CesT family type III secretion system chaperone translates to MQNQFEQLLESLGTKLNTSLVPDKNQACLIRFSDTQVPVQLEEDGNSGDIAVGTILGMLPENVFRERIFKAALSVNASPQSNIKGILGYGEISQQLYLSDVLNMNYLNGDKLFHYLTLFSMHAKIWIAALETGNLPDLHVLGMYHL, encoded by the coding sequence ATGCAAAATCAATTCGAACAACTTCTGGAATCTTTGGGAACAAAGCTAAATACCTCATTAGTCCCTGATAAAAACCAAGCGTGTTTGATTCGTTTTAGCGATACTCAAGTTCCAGTACAACTTGAAGAAGATGGAAATTCTGGTGATATCGCTGTAGGCACAATTCTTGGAATGCTTCCTGAAAACGTATTCCGCGAACGGATTTTTAAAGCTGCTCTTTCTGTAAATGCTTCTCCTCAATCAAATATCAAAGGAATCCTTGGTTATGGAGAAATCTCTCAACAGCTTTATCTATCTGATGTTTTAAATATGAATTATCTAAATGGAGATAAACTTTTCCACTATCTAACTCTATTTTCCATGCACGCAAAAATTTGGATCGCTGCATTAGAAACTGGTAACCTTCCTGATTTACATGTCTTAGGTATGTATCATTTATAA
- a CDS encoding 4-alpha-glucanotransferase — protein MTPFSKALRYIQNSPAKQSWKTLGTMPKQGICVPLFSLHTQNSCGIGEFLDLIPMISWCRKHGFQIIQILPINDSGEDSSPYNSISSVALNPLYLSLASLPHAQSVSYANAKLRTMQQLSKLPYVHYPQVKAAKWEFLHDYYQYVVKIGALKDEDFQIFCEKEKYWLRPYTVFRAIKHHLKGAPINNWPKVYTDIKNFTKFEKEFQNECDFFAYLQYLCFQQMSRVKAFADDNQIFLKGDLPILISKDSCDVWYYRQFFSSSGSAGAPPDIYNAEGQNWHLPIYNMRNLAQDNYTWWKARLRYAENFYSLYRLDHIVGFFRLWVWDTSGNGKFQPEDPEEYISQGTQILTQILRASRMLPIGEDLGSIPPDVKQTLLKLGICGTRIPRWERNWEGDGNFIPLESYSPLSVTSLSTHDSDTLALWWRHSPKEAQKFAKFLGMFFTPVLSEEDQKHILRLSHKTSSIFHINLINDYLALCPDLVSNNLKYERINMPGTLSKNNWVYRVKPSVEEILSHDTFNANIADIFSHL, from the coding sequence ATGACTCCATTTTCTAAAGCTCTACGCTATATCCAAAATTCCCCAGCTAAGCAAAGTTGGAAAACTCTAGGAACAATGCCTAAACAAGGAATCTGCGTTCCTTTATTCTCCCTACACACACAAAATAGCTGTGGTATCGGAGAGTTTCTAGATCTTATTCCTATGATCTCTTGGTGTCGAAAACACGGATTCCAAATCATACAAATTCTTCCGATTAACGATAGCGGTGAAGATAGCAGTCCATACAATAGTATATCTTCAGTAGCACTTAATCCTCTTTATCTGTCCTTAGCAAGTCTTCCCCACGCTCAATCAGTTTCCTATGCCAATGCTAAGCTAAGAACTATGCAGCAGCTTTCTAAACTTCCCTATGTACATTATCCACAAGTCAAAGCTGCTAAATGGGAATTTCTCCATGACTATTATCAGTACGTAGTCAAAATTGGGGCATTAAAAGACGAAGATTTTCAAATTTTTTGTGAAAAGGAAAAATATTGGTTACGTCCCTATACGGTATTTCGCGCTATTAAGCATCACCTAAAGGGAGCACCGATAAATAATTGGCCTAAAGTATACACAGACATTAAAAACTTCACAAAATTTGAAAAAGAATTCCAAAATGAATGCGACTTCTTTGCTTATCTACAATATCTCTGCTTTCAACAAATGTCTCGGGTAAAGGCTTTCGCAGATGATAATCAAATTTTCCTTAAGGGAGATCTTCCCATCCTTATTAGTAAGGATAGTTGTGATGTTTGGTATTATAGACAGTTTTTTTCCTCTTCAGGATCTGCCGGAGCCCCTCCAGATATTTACAATGCTGAGGGACAGAACTGGCACCTTCCTATCTATAATATGCGTAATCTTGCCCAGGATAATTATACGTGGTGGAAGGCTCGTCTTCGTTATGCAGAAAATTTTTATTCCCTATATAGACTAGATCATATCGTAGGGTTCTTTCGCCTATGGGTATGGGATACTTCTGGAAATGGAAAATTCCAACCAGAAGATCCTGAAGAATACATCAGCCAGGGAACTCAGATACTTACACAGATTCTACGCGCATCTCGAATGCTTCCGATAGGAGAAGACCTAGGAAGTATTCCCCCAGATGTAAAACAAACATTATTAAAATTAGGGATATGTGGAACAAGAATTCCTCGATGGGAGCGTAACTGGGAGGGAGATGGGAATTTTATTCCCTTAGAGAGCTACTCTCCTCTTTCAGTAACATCCTTATCTACACATGACTCCGATACACTTGCTCTTTGGTGGCGTCATTCTCCAAAAGAAGCTCAAAAATTTGCCAAATTTCTAGGAATGTTTTTCACTCCAGTTTTATCGGAAGAAGATCAAAAACACATTCTTAGATTATCGCACAAAACATCATCTATTTTTCATATTAATTTAATTAACGACTACCTCGCTCTTTGTCCTGATTTAGTATCCAATAATCTAAAATATGAACGCATAAATATGCCGGGGACCTTATCGAAAAATAATTGGGTATATAGAGTAAAACCCTCTGTAGAAGAAATTCTATCTCACGATACATTCAACGCAAATATAGCAGATATTTTCTCCCATCTTTAA
- the rpmB gene encoding 50S ribosomal protein L28 produces the protein MSRKCPLTGKRPRRGNSYTIRGIAKKKKGIGLKVTGKTPRRFFPNMVTKRLWSTEENKFLKLKISASALRLIDKLGLEKVIARAKSKGL, from the coding sequence ATGTCAAGAAAGTGTCCACTTACTGGAAAAAGACCTCGCCGTGGCAATAGCTACACCATCCGAGGTATTGCAAAAAAGAAAAAAGGAATTGGTTTAAAGGTTACAGGGAAAACCCCACGTCGTTTCTTCCCTAATATGGTTACCAAGAGACTTTGGTCTACAGAAGAAAATAAGTTTCTTAAACTTAAAATTTCTGCTTCCGCCCTACGGCTCATCGACAAGCTTGGCCTAGAGAAAGTAATAGCAAGAGCTAAAAGCAAAGGCTTGTAA
- a CDS encoding menaquinone biosynthesis decarboxylase, whose product MSSLRRLVSLLRSQNDLIDVFAPVDPYLELPEIHRRVIENQGPALLFHNVQGSPFPVLTNLFGTHNRVDQIFSRVPKDLISQAIRLLSSPPKISQLWKNRNLLFRGLSLGLRKVHFSKFPYKKMASVDLHQLPMLTSWPEDGGAFLTLPLVYTESPSSRIPNLGMYRMQRFDSDTLGLHFQIQKGGGMHFYEAELNNQNLPVTVFLSGNPFLILSAIAPLPENISELLFCTFLQGSKLRYKNDPDTPHPLIYDSEFILSGEGICNLRKPEGPFGDHFGYYSLQHDFPIFKCRKIYHRKDAIYPATIVGKPYQEDFYLGNKLQEYLSPLFPMVMPGVRQLKSYGEAGFHALTAAVVKERYWKESLATSLRILGEGQLSLTKFLMVTDHYVDLDNFPKLLEGVLSRMIPERDLLIFSETSNDTLDYTGPKLNKGSKAIFMGIGPVIRDLPDKYRGKIIPNITDIGSFCPGCLVLQTTLQELNIDTLLDNADLRSWPFIVLTENLQETLTSTKNFLWKTFTRAAPATDLHVRFNQVINHRPQYTFPIILNSLMKPHYPKEVEADEETIQKVSHRWNEYFPKNSSKLF is encoded by the coding sequence ATGTCTTCCTTAAGACGTCTTGTTTCCCTTTTGCGATCCCAAAATGACCTTATTGATGTTTTTGCTCCTGTAGATCCTTATTTGGAGCTTCCTGAGATTCATCGCAGGGTTATTGAAAATCAAGGCCCCGCCCTTTTATTTCATAATGTTCAAGGTTCTCCCTTTCCCGTCTTAACGAATTTATTTGGCACGCATAATCGTGTGGATCAAATATTTTCTAGAGTCCCCAAAGATTTAATATCTCAAGCCATTCGTTTATTATCCTCTCCTCCTAAAATATCTCAGTTATGGAAAAATCGTAATTTGCTGTTTAGAGGATTATCTTTAGGATTACGTAAAGTTCACTTCTCAAAGTTTCCCTATAAAAAAATGGCTTCTGTAGATCTACATCAACTGCCTATGCTGACAAGCTGGCCAGAAGATGGCGGTGCTTTTCTTACACTTCCTTTGGTCTACACAGAATCTCCTAGTTCTAGAATTCCTAACTTAGGGATGTATCGCATGCAAAGATTTGATAGCGATACCTTAGGTTTGCATTTCCAAATCCAAAAAGGAGGTGGAATGCATTTCTATGAGGCGGAATTGAATAATCAAAATCTTCCGGTTACTGTGTTTTTATCAGGAAATCCTTTCTTGATACTCTCCGCAATAGCTCCCCTACCCGAAAATATTTCAGAACTCCTCTTTTGTACATTTTTACAAGGATCAAAATTACGTTATAAAAACGACCCTGATACGCCACATCCTCTAATCTATGATTCTGAATTTATCCTTTCTGGGGAGGGAATTTGTAATCTACGGAAACCCGAAGGACCTTTCGGGGATCATTTTGGTTACTATAGCCTTCAGCATGACTTCCCGATTTTTAAATGTAGAAAAATCTATCATCGAAAAGACGCTATTTATCCTGCCACGATTGTAGGTAAACCCTATCAAGAAGATTTCTACTTGGGGAATAAGCTTCAAGAATACCTTTCGCCCCTATTCCCTATGGTCATGCCAGGAGTACGTCAACTAAAGAGCTATGGCGAAGCAGGATTTCATGCGTTAACAGCTGCTGTTGTTAAAGAACGTTATTGGAAAGAATCCCTAGCGACATCTTTAAGAATTCTCGGGGAAGGACAATTATCATTAACCAAATTTCTCATGGTAACAGATCACTACGTCGATCTAGATAACTTCCCTAAACTTCTAGAAGGGGTATTATCACGTATGATTCCCGAACGCGATCTGCTTATCTTCTCGGAAACATCAAATGATACCCTAGATTATACAGGACCTAAATTGAATAAAGGTTCTAAAGCTATTTTCATGGGGATAGGCCCAGTAATTCGTGATCTTCCAGATAAATATCGGGGGAAAATTATTCCTAATATCACCGATATAGGAAGTTTTTGTCCTGGTTGTCTCGTTCTTCAGACTACGTTACAAGAATTAAATATTGATACGTTGTTAGATAATGCTGATCTTCGCTCATGGCCATTTATTGTCCTTACAGAGAATCTACAAGAGACATTAACAAGCACTAAGAATTTCCTATGGAAAACATTCACACGCGCTGCTCCCGCAACAGATTTACACGTACGTTTCAATCAGGTCATTAATCATAGACCCCAATACACCTTTCCTATCATTCTTAATTCCCTAATGAAGCCTCACTACCCTAAAGAAGTCGAAGCTGACGAGGAAACCATCCAAAAAGTTTCCCATCGATGGAATGAGTATTTTCCTAAAAATTCATCTAAGTTATTCTAG
- a CDS encoding phospholipase D-like domain-containing protein, which translates to MKKKTNSKLKILLTVGSLLFFGVLTKSQNPDTFQTFTASQEPVIYSKQCGDDSLKVLCDAIDSAEKSIFLRIYRLSAPEIFTSLANQANAKRNVAIHYEKMAKIQEFPKNKHVTLVEHPSEGRKLMHQKALAIDDKQAWLGSANYTHVSFLQDSNLIIGLKSKELCQYIKDESCGNCVVDGQNIQYFSLPGDQGKALSAVLQTLRTAKKTIRLAMFALTYPPVFRELNEAKKRGVDVKILIDKDFKKLSIKQIQALKDSNLTLHTKTTRYRLHHKFAVVDQKILIAGSVNWSEAGFCINSEDMLILDNLTDKQVKKLNRIWEDLEKQSALSYPISEEDEKVIQLPKEKRAA; encoded by the coding sequence ATGAAAAAGAAAACAAACTCGAAATTAAAAATCCTTTTAACCGTAGGATCACTACTATTCTTTGGTGTTCTTACAAAATCTCAAAATCCTGATACATTTCAAACTTTTACTGCCTCGCAAGAACCTGTGATTTATTCCAAACAATGTGGGGATGATTCTCTTAAGGTACTCTGCGACGCCATAGATTCTGCAGAAAAAAGTATCTTTCTTCGTATTTATCGTCTGAGCGCTCCTGAGATTTTTACAAGCCTTGCCAATCAGGCTAATGCAAAACGCAACGTAGCTATTCACTATGAAAAGATGGCAAAAATCCAGGAATTCCCTAAAAATAAGCACGTGACATTAGTTGAACATCCTTCTGAGGGAAGAAAGCTAATGCATCAAAAAGCCCTAGCAATAGATGACAAACAAGCTTGGTTAGGATCGGCAAACTATACCCACGTTTCCTTTCTTCAGGATAGCAATTTAATCATTGGTTTAAAAAGTAAGGAACTTTGCCAATATATTAAGGATGAGTCCTGCGGAAATTGTGTTGTTGATGGCCAAAATATACAATATTTCTCTCTACCTGGTGATCAAGGAAAAGCATTGTCAGCAGTGCTACAAACACTAAGAACTGCAAAAAAAACCATTCGGTTAGCGATGTTTGCCCTAACCTATCCCCCCGTATTTCGTGAGCTTAATGAAGCTAAAAAACGCGGTGTAGACGTGAAAATTTTGATCGATAAAGATTTTAAGAAATTATCGATAAAGCAGATTCAGGCTTTGAAAGATTCTAATCTGACTCTCCACACAAAAACAACCCGTTATCGTCTACATCATAAATTCGCAGTTGTAGATCAAAAAATTCTGATTGCGGGATCTGTAAATTGGTCTGAAGCCGGATTTTGTATAAATTCTGAAGATATGCTTATCCTAGATAATCTTACCGACAAGCAGGTGAAAAAATTGAATAGAATCTGGGAAGATCTAGAGAAACAAAGTGCGCTCTCTTACCCTATTAGTGAAGAGGATGAAAAAGTCATTCAATTGCCTAAAGAAAAACGGGCTGCTTAA
- the ltuB gene encoding late transcription unit protein LtuB: MSGTKKKRNRRDLSRVIQKKTEQLLNKPKKLKGKKSKFLISKDQKQLRHRAEKYDNLVRSLLDRKTHDSNHVLIFNYQDGFVFTDINNFGKYSIKL; this comes from the coding sequence ATGAGCGGGACAAAAAAGAAGAGAAATAGACGAGATTTGTCTCGAGTGATTCAGAAGAAAACAGAGCAGCTTCTGAATAAGCCTAAAAAATTAAAAGGAAAGAAGTCTAAATTCCTTATTTCCAAAGATCAAAAGCAACTCCGCCATCGTGCTGAGAAGTATGACAATTTAGTGCGTTCCCTATTAGATAGGAAAACTCATGATTCTAATCATGTTTTAATTTTTAATTATCAGGACGGTTTCGTTTTTACTGATATTAATAATTTTGGAAAGTATTCCATAAAGCTATAA
- the mreD gene encoding rod shape-determining protein MreD → MDRLVSFQCLCLSVLSFFICPQYCPDLRPIFFAPYLVANFYRLPKEEVLVHALIIGLFCDIGSSYLFGIHTFLYITSVALLHKMHKIFLNDRWLSIPIINSIFALVFSYFSYPTLAFFNHKINWSLHSLLLDAKHAFTIDFIYSGIIYLLPCTITQGIRKMRGFLRSRSCY, encoded by the coding sequence ATGGACCGGTTAGTATCTTTTCAATGCCTTTGTCTCTCTGTATTGAGTTTCTTTATCTGCCCTCAATATTGTCCTGACTTACGCCCAATTTTTTTTGCCCCCTATCTGGTAGCTAATTTCTATAGATTACCTAAAGAAGAGGTATTGGTTCATGCGTTGATTATTGGCCTATTTTGCGACATTGGATCTTCCTATCTATTTGGGATTCATACGTTTTTGTATATTACCTCTGTAGCTCTTCTCCATAAAATGCATAAAATCTTTCTCAATGACAGGTGGTTGTCGATACCCATCATTAATTCTATATTTGCTCTAGTATTTTCTTATTTCTCCTACCCAACCCTCGCCTTTTTTAATCATAAAATTAATTGGAGTCTGCATTCCCTCCTATTAGATGCAAAACATGCTTTTACTATCGATTTCATCTACAGCGGAATAATTTACCTACTCCCTTGTACAATAACTCAAGGAATCCGTAAGATGAGAGGCTTCTTAAGGAGTCGCTCATGTTATTAA